In Pyxicephalus adspersus chromosome 12, UCB_Pads_2.0, whole genome shotgun sequence, a genomic segment contains:
- the LOC140342291 gene encoding uncharacterized protein, with product MDLQQAQRTIINLLAQVSPATLPRVIHWMRNSSEIEDLIRSNADVLLNCIADDLRSSLPVEAMVGSENQVKEIIQSLQRPTLHVDAFLYDDDTIDTLCEEGKMSRNYCTSCGSRQTAPIDFISHSFSVAELKFLFQQMLPDLSGKTLVDVGSRLGAVLYAGFVYSSASKLQGVEINAEFCHLQERIIKKYDFSDRIQVFNSDICSQSSLLNHADVVVLNNVFEYFLDKEGQIRAWVFIMENIKKTGSLIVTVPSLEESLHKLQMNIQIDKWVEKVTLSPDIDLGSETDEESIREIHVYRVL from the exons ATGGATCTGCAGCAGGCTCAGCGAACTATAATCAATCTGCTAGCACAGGTGTCCCCGGCCACCCTGCCCAGGGTTATCCACTGGATGAGAAACAGCA GTGAAATAGAAGATTTAATCAGAAGTAACGCTGATGTGCTCCTAAACTGCATTGCCGATGACTTACGAAGCAGCCTTCCAGTAGAAGCCATGGTGGGATCAGAGAACCAAGTGAAGGAAATT ATTCAGAGTCTTCAGAGGCCCACACTTCATGTAGATGCTTTTCTTTATGATGATGATACAATTGACACATTATGTGAGGAAGGAAAAATGAGCCGTAATTATTGCACGTCATGTGGATCTAGACAAACAGCGCCTATAG ACTTTATTTCTCACTCTTTTTCTGTGGCGGAGCTCAAGTTTCTGTTCCAGCAAATGTTGCCAGACTTGAGTGGGAAAACCCTAGTGGATGTGGGATCCAGACTTGGAGCTGTCCTATAtgca GGCTTTGTTTACAGCTCAGCCAGTAAACTACAAGGTGTAGAAATCAATGCAGAGTTCTGCCATTTGCAGGAAAGAATCATAAAGAAGTATGACTTTTCAGACAGAATTCAG GTTTTCAATTCAGATATTTGCTCTCAGTCATCCTTGCTGAACCATGCTGATGTGGTAGtcctaaataatgtttttgaatACTTCCTGGACAAAGAGGGACAAATAAG AGCCTGGGTATTTATAATGGAAAACATAAAGAAGACAGGAAGCCTTATAGTAACGGTACCAAGCCTAGAGGAATCATTACACAAACTTCAG atgaaTATACAGATTGATAAATGGGTGGAAAAAGTCACCCTCAGTCCAGACATCGACCTTGGATCAGAGACTGATGAAGAGTCAATTCGTGAAATCCATGTGTACAGAGTCCTTTAG